In Diaphorobacter ruginosibacter, the genomic stretch GCTGTATCTGCTGATCATCTTCTCGGCCGTCTTCGCGCCCAGCGTGGCGCTGCTGCTGGTGCTGCTGTCCCTGTTCGGCTGGATGGGGCTGTCCGACTACGTGCGGGCCGAGTTCCTGCGCAATCGTCAGCTCGATTACGTCAAGGCGGCGCGGGCCCTTGGCGTGAGCAACTGGCAGATCATCTGGCGGCACATTCTGCCCAACAGCATGACGCCCGTCGTGACCTTCCTGCCGTTTCGCATGGGAGCCGCGATCCTGGCGCTGACATCGCTCGATTTTCTCGGCCTGGGTGTTCCTCCCGGAACACCGAGCCTGGGCGAGCTGCTTTCGCAAGGAAAGAACAACATCGATGCGTGGTGGATCTCGATCTCCACGTTTCTCACGCTTGTGATCACGCTGCTGCTGCTCACCTTCATGGGCGATGCGCTGCGCGATGCCCTGGACCCCCGCAAGCAGGGCCATTGAGCGCACCGACAATCATCTCCCTCAAGACGCATGCCCCATATTCCCGTTGACTCCCCCCAGACCGGTCTCCCACTGCTGGACGTGCAGGAGCTGCGGGCGCGCTTTGGCGACAAGGAGGTGGTGCACGGTGTGAACTTCCACATCCATCCCGGAGAAAAGCTGGCGCTGGTGGGCGAGTCGGGTTCCGGCAAGACGGTGACCGCGCTGTCGCTGCTGCGCCTCGCGGGCGATGCCGAGCTTTCGGGGCATGCGATGTTCCGGGGGCGCGACCTCCTGGCGCTGAGCGAGCGGGAACTGCGCGGCGTGCGGGGTGGCGACATCGCCATGATCTTCCAGGAGCCGATGACGGCATTGAACCCGCTGATGCCCGTGGGCGAGCAGATTGCCGAGGTGCTTCAGCTCAAGCAGGCTCTCACGCGGCAGCAGGCACGCGATCACGCCATCGAGCTATTGGCCGCCACGGGCATTCCTGAGCCCGCACGGCGCGCAGGGGCCTTCCCGCATCAGCTCTCCGGCGGCCAGAGGCAGCGCGCGATGATCGCGATGGCGCTGGCGAGCCAGCCGCAACTGCTTCTTGCCGACGAACCGACCACGGCGCTGGATGTTTCGCTGCGCGGGCAGATCCTCGACCTGCTCGATGATCTGCAGCGGCAGACGGGCATGGCCGTGCTGCTGATCACCCATGACCTCATGCTGGTGCGCAGGTTTGCAGACCGGGTGGCCGTGATGGAGCATGGCGTGCTGGTGGAGCAGGGCGCCGTGGCGCAGGTCTTCGAAGCACCGCAGCATTCCTATACGCGCAAGCTCATCGGCAGCATTCCGGTGCGCGATGTGATCGAGCATGCCGCTGACGAGATCGCGCAGGCGCCCATGGCCGCGCTGGCTTCGGACCTGACCGTGGGCTACGCGGTATCGCTGCCGGGCTTCACGGGGTGGTTTCGCAAGGGCCGGTTCGATGCGGTGCGGCTTGTGAATTTCGAGTTGCCGGGCGGGCAGACTCTCGGCGTGGTCGGTGAGTCGGGCTCAGGCAAGTCCACGCTGGCTCAGGCCATGCTGGGCCTGTTGCCGTACGAAGGAGAGATGGCACTCGCCGGCGAACGCTGGCAGAAGCCTCCCACCCACAATACGCCCCACAACAAGGCGCTGCGGCGCAAGGTGCAGGTGGTGTTCCAGGATCCGTTCTCATCGCTGTCGCCGCGATTGACGATCGAGGACATCGTCGGCGAAGGCCTCGAGGTGCACGCGCCACAGATGACTCCGGACTCCCGGCGTGAGCAGGTGCTGCGAATCCTGGCCGACGTGGGGTTGTCGGAGGCGCAGTTCCCCGGACTCCTGTCGCGTTATCCGCACGAGTTTTCGGGCGGCCAGCGCCAGCGCATCGCCATTGCGCGGGCGCTGGTGGTCGATCCGGACCTGCTGGTGCTCGACGAGCCGACCAGTGCACTCGATGTGACCATCCAGCAGCAGGTGCTGGGCCTGCTGCAGCGGCTGCAGAAGGCGCGCAATCTCTCTTATCTGCTGATCACGCACGACGTGGCGGTGGTGCGTGCCATGGCGCATCGTGTGATCGTGATGAAGGAGGGAGAGGTGCTCGAGAGCGGCTCCGTGGTCCAGGTGCTGGATGCGCCGCGCCATCCCTACACGCAGAAGCTGGTGGCGGCGGCGCTGGTCTAGATCCATTTCCAGCCCTTCCGTTCAGTATTTCGAGGCCGCGTACATCCCTTCTCGCATCGGCAGCTTTCGATCACGATTTGTGCCAGCAGGCCTCAACTGTTAACCTACGTCGTTGGCACCGCGCATTCTCTGGTGCCGAAATCGCGGTGACTTGCTTGCGAGCTGATCTTGCTCAAGTCAGCGGGTTGCGTGCCCATGTTGCGCATGAACCCCAGGCGCATTCGATCCTATGATCGATTTTTCCATTCGGGCACCGTCAACCCATCCAACGCCTCCGCAGCAGCGCCTGCGCACAGGCCCCAGGCTGTCGCGGTGCCCCTACAAATTCTCAGAGGCAATACACATCCATGCACAGCAGCGAGCTCAGCGAATTGTTCCCAGGTCTTGAAAGCCGATCGATCCCTGTCGAAGGTGGAGTGCACATCCGCGTGTTGACCGGCGGCAGCGGCCCCGCGCTGCTGATGCTGCACGGCCATCCCCAGACTTCGGCCATCTGGCACAAGGTGGCCCCGGAGCTGGCAAGGCATTTCACTCTGGTGCTGGCCGACCTGCGCGGCTACGGCGATTCCTCCAAGCCCAACGGCGGTGCGCGCAGCGCGGACTACAGCAAGCGCGTCATGGCGCGCGACATGCTGCAGGTGATGCAGCAACTGGGCCACCCCACATTCCGGGTGCTCGCGCATGATCGCGGCGCGCGCGTGGCGCATCGCCTGGCGCTGGATCACGAGGATGTGGTCGAGCGCATGGTGCTGCTTGACATCGCACCGACCGTGGCCATGTATTCGCAGACCACCGAAGCCTTTGCGCGCGCCTACTGGCACTGGTTCTTCCTCATCCAGAAGTCACCCATGCCCGAGCGCCTGATCCGGGCGAATCCCGCAGCCTACGTGCGCGACGTTCTGGGCGGCCGCTCGGCGGGACTCTCGCCTTTCGATCTGCGTGCACTGGCCGAATACGAGCGCTGCATGGCCCTGCCCGGTGCGGCGCATGCGTTGTGCGAGGACTATCGCGCCTCGGCCGACATCGACCTGGAGCATGACCGCGAGGATATCGAGGCGGGGCACTTCCTGACGCTGCCCACATTGGTGCTCTGGGGCGAGCAGGGCGTGGTCAACCGCTGTTTCGAGCCGCTCAAGGAATGGCAGAAGATCGGCACACAGGTGAGCGGACATACGCTGCCATGCGGGCACTACATCGCAGAGGAAGCGCCCGAGGCACTGCTGGAGGCGGCGCTACCGTTCCTCAAGGCGGGTTAGGTCCGTCGAGCCCGATTGGAATCGGTGACGCATCAACGCAGCACGAGCACCGGCACCGAGCTCAGGCGCAGCAGGGCAGTCGTCGTGCTGCCGACGATCAGCTGGCGGATGCGGGAGTGGCCATAGGCACCCAGCACCAGGAAGGTGTCGCTGCGCGAGGAGAGGAAAGCGGGGATGGCCTCCTCGGGCAATCCTCGCACCAGCTGCGTGGTCACCTGGAAGCCTGACTCCTCCAGCAGGCGCTGCGCGCCTTCGAGCTGCGCCAGCATTTCCACGGAGGGCTCCCCGGCCATCACGAGCTGCGCCGCCATGCCGCGCAGCAAGGGACTGCGCGCCACGGCCTGCACCGCACGCAGCGCGGTGGCACTGCCGTCGAAAGCAACAACAAAATGGGTGGGCGTGACGAAATGGGATGCGGTGATCACCAGCACGGGCTGCTTGACACTGCGGATCACGCTTTCCACGCGGTGGTCCAGGCGCAACTTGCGCGCAGTGGTGGCCCGGTAGCCCTTGCCCAGCACGAACAGGCGCGCCGTGGGCTCCTGTTCCAGCAACACATCGGTGAGGTTGCCATCCTTCAGGTAGGTATGCAGGGCCGGAACACTTTCTGCATCCACATGCTTGAGCGCCTCCTGGATCATCTGCTGGGCCGCCTGGTGCGCGACCTTGGAGCGCTCCTCGTCCAGCTCGTTCAGTCGCTGGAGCAAAACCTCCTGCGCGCCGACGCCGATCAGGCCGCTGTAGTCGCCGACGGGCGGAAGCGGCTCGGGTCTCTCGAGTGCATGCAGCAGCGTGAGCGGAGCATGCAGGCGTCTCGCGGCCCATGCGGCGCTGTCGATCACGGATGCGGTGGCATCGAGCCCGTCGATGCAGGCATATACGGTGTCTGGGGTGTTCATACGGCGTTTCTCCTATGTTGCACAACCAGCCAGCGTGTGGCTCCGGCGAACCTCCCGGTGCTGCTGCAGGCGCTACGGCATCGCGGAAGTTCGAATCGAGTTTAGCGTCTAAAAACGATCTTTTGACGGCATGGCCACGTGCGGCGTCCAATTCAGGGCATTCACCTACCCGGGGGGCCGCTGCATGGATCAGTTCGGCGCATGCCGGCGCTGGTTCAGCCCATGACGGGACGGTTTTCCATGAGCGTGTCGTACATCGCCTGCGCGGCCACGGAGAGGCTTCGGTCGCGCCGGCGCACCAGGTAGATCTGGCGGCGCAGCGCAGGCCAGTGGAGCGCGCGGGTGACCAGTTCGTCCTGCTGGAAGTGGAACAGCGTGAGCGCGGGAATCACGCTGATGCCCAGGCCTGCGCGCACCATGCCCATGACGGTGGCGAGTTGCTCGACCTCCATCACGCTGTTCATGGGCTGCGGATGCAGGGCCGCCTCGAGAAACTGGCGCACGCTGCTGTGCCGCGCCATGTGGATGAAGGGGTACTGCGCCAGCTGCTCGATCGAGATGGGCTGCTGCGCGCGTGACCGGGGGCGCCTGGCCAGCGGGTGGTCGGCGCGGCACACCAGGTGGAAGTCATCGCTGCAGAAGGGCTCGGCCTGCAGGTCGGGCGTGTCGGCCCGGATCGCGGCAAGCGCGAAGTCGGCCTTGCCCGCAGCCACCAGTTCGATACAGGGCTCGGACAGGACGTCGGCAATCTCGAGCTCGATGCCGGGAAACCGCTTGCGAAACTCCGCCAGCCGCTGCGGCAGCCAGCCCGCCGCGAGCGAGGGCAGCAGCGCGATGCTGACCTTTCCGCGCTTGAGCGTGACGGCATCGCGCATGCCGGTGATGGCACGGTCGACCTCCGCACGGATGCGGTGGGCCGACTCGGTGAAGTTGACGCCTTCGGCCGTCAGCTCCACATGCCGCGTGCTGCGGTCGAACAGGCGCACCTGCAGCTCATCCTCGAGGGAGCGGATGAGGGCGCTGAATGCCGGCTGGGACAGGTGGCACTGCGCCGCGGCGCGCGTGAAATGGCGCTGCCCGGCCAGGGCCAGGAATGCATCGATCTGGCGAATCGAGATATTCATTTGAGTTTCAGATCAGTTGATCCTGATTATCGATTTCACAGAATAACCCATGCCATCTACAGTGCGTCGCAGGAGACCACAGGACATGACTCAGGCAAATGTGCTGCGCATCGGCTGCGCAGCGGGCTTCTCGGGCGACCGGACGGATGCGGCACTGCCCATCGTGGAAGACTTGATCGCCGCAGGCAGGCCTTCCGTGCTGATGTTCGAGACATTGGCCGAACGCACGCTGGCGCTGGCGCAGCTCGCGCGTCGCGATGACCCCGATGCGGGCTTCGAGCCGCTGCTGGACGAGTTGCTGCGCCCGGTGCTGGCGCTCTGCCTGCAGCATGGCATCCGCATCGTGAGCAACTTTGGCGCGGCCAACCCGCGCGGCGCGGCGCGGCGCATCCTCACCCTGGCTGCGGAACTCGGCACGCGCACTCCCCGGGTGGCGGTGGTGGAGGGCGATGACCTGCTGGGCGACGTGCATCGGCCCATGCTGGAGCGCGCCCTCGGACAGCGGCTGCCCCAGGCGCCCATCGTGAGCGCCAATGCCTATATCGGTGCCGAGCCGATCGCAGAGGCCTTGCGTGCGGGTGCGGACATCGTCGTCTGCGGCCGCGTGGCAGACCCTTCGCTGGTGCTGGGGCCGGCCATCGCCCATTTCGGCTGGTCGATGCAGGACTGGGATCGCCTTGCCCGCGCGACGATGGCGGGACACTTGCTCGAATGCGGGTCGCAGGTGACGGGCGGGTACTTTGCCGATCCGGGCTTCAAGGACGTGCCCGATCTGGCGCATGTCGGCTACCCGATCGCCGACATCGATGCCGACGGCCATTGCACCATCTCCAAGCCCGCTGGAACCGGCGGACGCATCGACGCGCGGACGGTCAAGGAGCAGCTGCTTTACGAACTGCACGACCCCGCCGCCTATCTCACGCCTGATGTGGTGGCGGACATCACGCAGGCGCGTGTGCTCGAGGTGGCTGTCGATCGCGCGCGCCTTGAAGGCGTGTTGGGCCACGAGCGGCCGCCAACGCTCAAGGTGAATGTCTGCTTTGAGGCGGGCTGGTTTGCAGAGGCGGAGATCTCCTATGCCGGCCCGCGTGCAGGCTTGCGGGCGCTGCTCGCCGCGGACGTGGTGCGCGAGCGTCTCGGCCAGCAAGAGAAGATCCGAGTGGACCTGATCGGCGTGAACAGCGTCCTGGGAGACGATGGCAACGAGTGGCTCCCGTCAGCCGGAAAGGATCGCGACAAGCACGAACGGCAGATGCAGGCACTTCATGACGCTCGCGACGTGCGGCTCAGGCTTTCATGGCAGCGCCAGGATCGTGGCGATGCGCTGCGGCTCACGCGCGAGGTCAATGCACTGTACTGCTGTGGTCCCGCCGGCGGCGGCGGCGTTCGCTCCGCGGTGCGGGCGCGGCTGGGAACCGTGTCGTGCCTCGTTCCGCGGGATGCGGTGCGCACCCGTTTCGACTGGGTGGCCTGAGCAGGGGAGCCGAACACGCCCCGCAATGAACAGAAGGAACGACATGACCCATCCATCCCTCTCCAAGCCCTTGCACCGTCTTGCACATGGCCGAACCGGCGACAAGGGCAACCGCTCCAATATCAGCGTGATTGCCTGGCACCCGGCGCTCTGGGACCTGCTGGTGCGCGAGGTGACCGAGGAACGCGTGGCGGCGCAGTTCGCAGCGCGGCATCCGTCGCAAGTCACGCGCTACCTGCTGCCCCACCTGCAGGCGATGAACTTCGTGCTCGACGAGGTGCTCGACGGAGGCGTGAACGACGCGCTCAATCTCGACAGCCATGGCAAGGCGCTGTCATTCCTGCTGCTGGAGATGCCGATCGCCGTTCCCGGCGAGTTGCATCCGTATCTGGCAGGCCGGGCGGTGCAGGCTTGAGCCGCCGCATCCGCCAGACCCCTTTCCAACACTTCCATATCAAGGAGACAAGAAGATGACGATCCAGACCAACCGCCGCACCATGCTGGCCCTGTCCGTTGGCGCGCTGGCGCTGGCCACGGCCATGAGTTCGCAGGCCGCTGAATATCCAGCCAAGCCCATCACTTTCGTCGTGCCGTTCGCGGCAGGCAGCGCCACTGACCTGCTGGCGCGAGCCCTGGGGCAGTCGGTCACGACCGAGGCCAAGGCTTCCGTCATCGTCGACAACAAGGCCGGTGCGAGCGGCATGATCGCGGCCCAGTACGTGGCCAAGGCGGCGGCCGACGGCTATACGGTGCTGATCACCACGAACACCACGCAGTCGGCCAACGAGCATCTCTACAAGAAGCTGCCCTACGATCCCGTGAAGGATTTCACACCGGTCACGGGCCTGGGCAAGGGCGGGCAGGTGCTGGTCGTGAATGCCGCATCGCCGTTCAAGAACGTGGGCGAACTGCTCGCGGCAGCGAAGAAATCCCCGGGCAAGCTGTCGTTCGGCAGCGGGAGCTCCTCCAGCCGGGTGGCCGGCGAAATGCTCAAGCAACTGGCGGGCGTGGACATCCTGCACGTGCCCTACAAGAGCAATCCGCTCGCGATCACGGACCTGCTGGGCGGCCAGATCGACATGATGATCACCGACACGTCCACCGGTATTCCGCAGATCAAGTCG encodes the following:
- a CDS encoding AtuA-related protein, which translates into the protein MTHPSLSKPLHRLAHGRTGDKGNRSNISVIAWHPALWDLLVREVTEERVAAQFAARHPSQVTRYLLPHLQAMNFVLDEVLDGGVNDALNLDSHGKALSFLLLEMPIAVPGELHPYLAGRAVQA
- a CDS encoding alpha/beta fold hydrolase, coding for MHSSELSELFPGLESRSIPVEGGVHIRVLTGGSGPALLMLHGHPQTSAIWHKVAPELARHFTLVLADLRGYGDSSKPNGGARSADYSKRVMARDMLQVMQQLGHPTFRVLAHDRGARVAHRLALDHEDVVERMVLLDIAPTVAMYSQTTEAFARAYWHWFFLIQKSPMPERLIRANPAAYVRDVLGGRSAGLSPFDLRALAEYERCMALPGAAHALCEDYRASADIDLEHDREDIEAGHFLTLPTLVLWGEQGVVNRCFEPLKEWQKIGTQVSGHTLPCGHYIAEEAPEALLEAALPFLKAG
- a CDS encoding LysR family transcriptional regulator, which produces MNISIRQIDAFLALAGQRHFTRAAAQCHLSQPAFSALIRSLEDELQVRLFDRSTRHVELTAEGVNFTESAHRIRAEVDRAITGMRDAVTLKRGKVSIALLPSLAAGWLPQRLAEFRKRFPGIELEIADVLSEPCIELVAAGKADFALAAIRADTPDLQAEPFCSDDFHLVCRADHPLARRPRSRAQQPISIEQLAQYPFIHMARHSSVRQFLEAALHPQPMNSVMEVEQLATVMGMVRAGLGISVIPALTLFHFQQDELVTRALHWPALRRQIYLVRRRDRSLSVAAQAMYDTLMENRPVMG
- a CDS encoding Bug family tripartite tricarboxylate transporter substrate binding protein — its product is MTIQTNRRTMLALSVGALALATAMSSQAAEYPAKPITFVVPFAAGSATDLLARALGQSVTTEAKASVIVDNKAGASGMIAAQYVAKAAADGYTVLITTNTTQSANEHLYKKLPYDPVKDFTPVTGLGKGGQVLVVNAASPFKNVGELLAAAKKSPGKLSFGSGSSSSRVAGEMLKQLAGVDILHVPYKSNPLAITDLLGGQIDMMITDTSTGIPQIKSGKLKALGYSTQARSAQLPDVPTLDEAGVKGYDMGYWFAAYVPAGTPKEVVARLNELLQHATQSAAAKSFYETAGSVAWTTTPDELARFQAAETLKWGRVIKAAGIQPE
- a CDS encoding ABC transporter ATP-binding protein, with the protein product MPHIPVDSPQTGLPLLDVQELRARFGDKEVVHGVNFHIHPGEKLALVGESGSGKTVTALSLLRLAGDAELSGHAMFRGRDLLALSERELRGVRGGDIAMIFQEPMTALNPLMPVGEQIAEVLQLKQALTRQQARDHAIELLAATGIPEPARRAGAFPHQLSGGQRQRAMIAMALASQPQLLLADEPTTALDVSLRGQILDLLDDLQRQTGMAVLLITHDLMLVRRFADRVAVMEHGVLVEQGAVAQVFEAPQHSYTRKLIGSIPVRDVIEHAADEIAQAPMAALASDLTVGYAVSLPGFTGWFRKGRFDAVRLVNFELPGGQTLGVVGESGSGKSTLAQAMLGLLPYEGEMALAGERWQKPPTHNTPHNKALRRKVQVVFQDPFSSLSPRLTIEDIVGEGLEVHAPQMTPDSRREQVLRILADVGLSEAQFPGLLSRYPHEFSGGQRQRIAIARALVVDPDLLVLDEPTSALDVTIQQQVLGLLQRLQKARNLSYLLITHDVAVVRAMAHRVIVMKEGEVLESGSVVQVLDAPRHPYTQKLVAAALV
- a CDS encoding acyclic terpene utilization AtuA family protein yields the protein MTQANVLRIGCAAGFSGDRTDAALPIVEDLIAAGRPSVLMFETLAERTLALAQLARRDDPDAGFEPLLDELLRPVLALCLQHGIRIVSNFGAANPRGAARRILTLAAELGTRTPRVAVVEGDDLLGDVHRPMLERALGQRLPQAPIVSANAYIGAEPIAEALRAGADIVVCGRVADPSLVLGPAIAHFGWSMQDWDRLARATMAGHLLECGSQVTGGYFADPGFKDVPDLAHVGYPIADIDADGHCTISKPAGTGGRIDARTVKEQLLYELHDPAAYLTPDVVADITQARVLEVAVDRARLEGVLGHERPPTLKVNVCFEAGWFAEAEISYAGPRAGLRALLAADVVRERLGQQEKIRVDLIGVNSVLGDDGNEWLPSAGKDRDKHERQMQALHDARDVRLRLSWQRQDRGDALRLTREVNALYCCGPAGGGGVRSAVRARLGTVSCLVPRDAVRTRFDWVA
- a CDS encoding universal stress protein → MNTPDTVYACIDGLDATASVIDSAAWAARRLHAPLTLLHALERPEPLPPVGDYSGLIGVGAQEVLLQRLNELDEERSKVAHQAAQQMIQEALKHVDAESVPALHTYLKDGNLTDVLLEQEPTARLFVLGKGYRATTARKLRLDHRVESVIRSVKQPVLVITASHFVTPTHFVVAFDGSATALRAVQAVARSPLLRGMAAQLVMAGEPSVEMLAQLEGAQRLLEESGFQVTTQLVRGLPEEAIPAFLSSRSDTFLVLGAYGHSRIRQLIVGSTTTALLRLSSVPVLVLR